The window TGGCTCCCAGAAACGGAAGCTTGCACCTGCTACTACTTTACTAGCATATAAAATATCCGGTGCCGCAATAACCGTTACTAAAGATGAGTCTTTTAATAATGCAATGAATTCGTTGCCAAGTGGCGGAATCATACGTCTGAAAGCTTGTGGCAAAATCACTTTACGCATTGCTTGATTATGAGTTAAGCCAAGTGAACGTGCCGCCTCCATTTGCCCCTTATCAATACTTTGAATACCAGCACGGAATATTTCTGCATTGTAAGCTGCACAGTTTAAAACCAGTGCGGTAATACCTGAAACCATATATCCTAATGAATGCCCAAAAATCGTTGGAATCACTGCTAAGTGAATTAACAAGATTTGCACAAGCATTGGTGTTCCACGGAATAAATCTACATAAAGTTTACATGGCCAGTAAATCCATTTTTTCTTTGATAATTTCCCCAACCCTAACAGTAAACCTAAAATGATACCTCCAAAATAACCACTGAGCGTTAAAATGATTGTTACACCAATACCACGTACAAACATATCACGGTAGTTCCAGACTATGTCCCAGCGTAAGTCAAAGATGTCCATCCGAACCCCTACTTTCCCATTCAAATTCTCCCTAATGAATTACCATAAAAATCAAACGAGCCGCTAGCATGATTAGGCTAGCGGCATCATACTGCATTACTTAAATTCTGAACCAGTAATTTCTTTTAACTTACCGTTGTCTTTAATTTTTTGTAAACCTTCATTCAATATTTTTAATAATTCTTCATTACCTTTTCTCACCATGAAGCCATAGTATTCTTTTTCAAATGCTTCATCTTTAATAACTTTTAGTTTCGCTTTTGGATTTGCCTCCATGTATTCGTAGATAACCGCATTATCACCAATTGTTGCATCTACGTTCCCGTTGAGCATTTCTTGAATGGCCACTGGTTGATTTTCAAATGCCATGATGTTTGTACTTGCCTCACCTTGCAATTTTTTCGCAGCCATATGACCTGTTGCATTAATTTGTACGGAAATCTTTTTATCTTTCAAATCTGCTAATGATTTAATTTTTGAATCTTCTTTTACTACGATTAATAATTGAGATTCGTAATAAGGTTCTGTAAAATCAAAAGATTCTTTACGCTCTTCATTAATCGTAATACCTGATGCACCGATATCTGTTTCACTATTTTTTATTGTTTGGAATACTGGTTCCCAACCGATGTTATTCCATTCTACTTCAAAGTCCATTTCATCTGCGATTGCTTGCAATACATCTACATCAATCCCAACAATGTTTCCTTTATCGTCTACTGATTCAAATGGTGCAAAGGTAGCTTCTGTACCTACCTTATAAACTTTCTTGCCTGAATCATCACTAGATGCGCCATCACTTGATGATGTATTTTCTTTTGCGCCACAGCCCGCTAGTACTAGCGTAAATGCTGCCACGACCATTAGTAACGTCCATATGCGTTTTTTCATAGTTGTTTCCCCCTAAAATATTAAATAATATTCCGAACACTTCATTTTTCTCAATTCAGAAATGTTAGACTATTAGGTCAATTATATTAATAATAGACTCTATATACAACACAATATTGCATAAAAGTAATGTAAATTTCATAAAAATAAATTTTATATTCCTTTTTTAGAAAAATAATGTAAAACAAAGGGATTATGCAACACAAAATGAATACTCATACATTATTGAGATACTATTTATCCAAAAATAAGATAATTTTGGCCACAAAAAAAGAATCCCCCTCAGAAAAGGATTCTTTTTTTGGACTAGCGAGCTAGCCTCACGTTCAGTTATGTTCACTAAAAAAATAATTTGGAGTTGTTACTTTCTTTGAAGGTTTGAAAGGAATAAAAACGGGAATAATGCCAACTAGGCGATATACCCACTATTTCCCTCTCGTTCTCCACTAAGCAGGCTGCTAAACCACTTATCAGGAGAGTCGAGCTATAAAAACATATCTATTTCTCAGTAAAATGGCGCCCTCGGAGGGAATCGAACCCCCAGTGCAAGAACCGGAATCTTACGTGTTATCCATTACACCACGAGGGCAATTGAAAACAAAAAAAAAGTACTCACTCTAGGCTTTATGGCAAAGCATCATGTAGATAAACCCTCATTTTTGAAGCATACCTGCAAAATAGTGTACTGTACTTTAACTTGCGACCTTTCTATTATACAAACGTATTGCTCACATTTCAATAAAATAATGCAAATGTTTTAATATTTTTTTTTTTAGATTTAATTTCTTAATAGCAGTGTTAATATTTGACCTTCCCTGACTATAATGTGTATGATAAGGTTACAGCTGAAATTCAATGAATGATTTCAGTAAAAGTATTCGAATTTAGTTTTTTAAGGAGGATTTAACATGAATTTAATTCCTACAGTTATTGAACAAACAAGTCGTGGTGAGCGTGCATATGACATTTATTCACGACTACTAAAAGACCGTATCATCCTATTAGGAAGTGCAATTGATGACAACGTAGCTAACTCAATCGTTGCACAGCTGCTATTCCTAGAAGCAGAAGATCCAGATAAAGACATTTCTCTTTACATTAACTCTCCTGGCGGTTCTATCACAGCTGGTATGGCAATCTATGATACCATGCAATTCATCAAGCCAAAAGTACAAACAATTTGTATCGGTATGGCAGCATCAATGGGTGCATTCCTTCTTGCTGCTGGTGAACCTGGTAAACGCTGTGCATTACCAAATGCAGAAGTAATGATTCACCAACCACTTGGCGGTGCACAAGGCCAAGCGACTGAAATTGAAATCGCTGCAAAACGTATTTTATTCCTACGTGAAAAATTAAACGGTATTTTATCTGAACGTACAGGCCAGCCTCTTGAGGTCATTTCAAGAGATACTGATCGCGACAACTTCATGACAGCAGAACGTGCCAAAGAATATGGCTTAATCGATCATATCTTTGAACGTAACGACCGTAAATCATGATAAAAAAACCTCTGAGTCAATTTAGCTCAGAGGTTTTTTGACTATGTGCCTTCAATCAAAGCACTTATACATCAGTTTTACTTTAATCTTCTTTTTCAATAAGTGCCGCTAATGATGTAACCGCTTGCTCAGAATCATTACCTTCGCTACTTAAAACAACCTCTGTGCCTTTTGCTATAGCTAAGCTCATGACACCCATAATGGACTTGGCGTTTACTTTTTTCTCATCTTTTTCAAGAAAAACATCTGCGCTAAAGCGATTTGCTTCTTGTACAAATAGCGCTGCTTGTCTAGCTTGTAGTCCTAATTTTAACTTTACTTGGACTGTTCTCTCAGTCATTCGCAATACTCCCCTTCACTACCGTTCATCTTATTAGTTTTATCTTACCTCACTTAATAGGAAAAGAACAATAAGCGATTGCGCATCACTTTCATACCTTTTGTATATGAAAGTTAACCGCCTATTTTTTCACCGCGTCTTAATGCATCTGCGATTTCATCAATTTTTCGTAGTCGATGATTAACACCTGACTTACTAACGGTACCGCTTGATACCATCTCGCCCAATTCTTTTAATGTCACATCTTGATATTCAACACGTAGGCGTGCAATTTCTCTAAGTTTTTCTGGCAACTGATCTAACCCAATTGAATTTTCAATAAAGCGAATATTCTCTACCTGTCGAAGCGCTGCTCCTATTGTCTTATTCAAATTCGCGGTTTCACAGTTCACAATACGATTAACACTGTTCCGCATGTCGCGCAAGATACGAACGTCTTCAAACTTCATCATCGCTTGATGTGCACCAACAATATTTAGAAAATCAGAAATTTTTTCAGCTTCTTTTAAATAGGTGACAAAGCCTTTTTTCCGCTCAATTGTTTTCGCATTCAACTCAAATTCATTCATCAAATCCATTAGCGCCTCACCATGCTCTTTATACAAAGAATAAATTTCTAAGTGATAGGCTGACGTTTCTGGATTGTTTACCGAGCCACCTGCTAAAAAAGCGCCTCGTAAATAAGCTCTTTTTTGACCGCTCTTTTTAATAAGCTCTCTAGAAATCGTATGATTAAATTGAAAATCATCTGAAATAATCGCCAAATCAATTAATAGCTCACGCGCCCCATCTCGTACACGGCAAATATAAACGTTATTTTTCTTCAAACGCATTTTCTTCCTGACAAGAAGCTCCACATTATAAGGATATAATTTCTTCATAATCGTATAAAGCCTTCTTGCGATGGCCGCATTTTCGGTTTGCACATCTAAGCTAAGCTGTTTGTTAGCAAAGGATAATGAACCATTCATTCGAATTAAGGCAGATACTTCCGCTTTCATACAATGATCGTCCGCTTCTACTTGCGTTAATTCTTTTTTTGTTTCAGAAGCAAAAGACATGTCACGCCCCCCCTTTCAACCTTTATTTCTATGTATATGTTCATCTTACCATATACAACAAGCATTCTTTATGATTCTATTTGAGGTTCACTTCTTTGCGTTTATAGATATTTGCATAATCTACAAGCCATTCTGCAAAATTTGCAGCATTATGACGAACCGTTCCATCTGGTCGAATTGTTGCGATATCTCGTTTAATAACCTCTAAACCCATACTTTCAAGCTTCGCAACATCAAATGTTACTGGCTCAGCACATTCTTCCTTATAAAGTTCTTTTACAGGATGTGGTAGTTTTTCGTCATTTACTAAAATAGAATCGATAAAGGAATCCCCAACATGTTTATAAATAGCTTGAACATGATCGCCTGCTGTATAAGTAATAGTTTCACCTTTTTGTGTCATTAGATTACATACATAAATTTTACGCCCTTTCGCCCTTACAACAGCTTCTCCAATTTCCTTAACAAGCAGATTTGGAATAATACTTGTATATAAGCTTCCAGGGCCTATTAAAATATAGTCTGCCCGATTTATAGCACGAATTGCTTCTGGTAACGGTTGCACATTTTCTGGTACTAAAAAAACGCGATTAATGCGCTTTTTTGCTGATGGAATTTTAGATTCACCCTCAATAATTGAGCCGTCTTCTAACTCTGCATGCAGAGAAATTTTCTTATTAGCTGCTGGAATCACACGACCATGCACTTTTAGCACCTTACCCATCTCACTAATCGCATGGTTAAAATCTCCAGTTATATCTGTCAAAGCTGTTAACATTAAATTCCCTAACGAATGCCCACTTAAGTCCTCTGATGCTGAAAAACGGTATTGAAACATTTGCTCTACAAGTGGCTCCACATCTGATAATGCAGCAATCACGTTGCGTACATCACCAGGTGGGGGGATATCATAATCATCTCGTAAACGCCCAGAAGAGCCTCCATCATCTGCTACTGTGACAATAGCAGTGATATCAAACGGATGGTGCTTTAACCCACGGAGCAACGTAGAAAGCCCCGTTCCACCACCTATAACAACAAGCCTGGTTTGCCTTTTTCCCATTCACTCAATCCTTTCTTCGATTGATGTCACGGTGCGTAATAACAATATTTTCATTTTTGGTTAAATATTCACCAAAATATTCTGCTAACGTCACCGAGCGATGCTGTCCCCCTGTACAACCAAATGCAATGACAAGTTGCGATTTACCCTCTTGTTTATAAAGTGGAATCATAAATTCAAACAAATCTGTTAGTTTTTGAATGAGTATTTGTGTATCCTCTAAAGCAAGTACATAGGAAGAAACTTCTGTTTGTAGACCTGTTTTAGGACGTAATTCCTCTACATAATAAGGGTTTTTTAAAAAACGCACATCGAAAACTAAATCTGCATCAATTGGCATACCGTGTTTAAATCCAAAGGACATAATATTTACAGAAAAAATATTATCTGTATCACTTGCAAATTCTTTAACGATTTTTTCTCGTAATTGTCTAGGTTTCATATTCGATGTATTATAAACAAATTTAGCACGACCTTTTACTTCCGACAATAATTCCCGTTCTAGTTTTATGCCGTCTAATGGTAGGCCTGTTACCGCTAATGGATGCGCCCGTCTCGTTTCTTTATAACGTCTAACTAGCGTCTCATCGTTCGCATCTAAAAATAAAATCCGCACAACAATATCGCCTGCTTTTAGTATATGGTCGAGCGCGCCTATAAGCGAATCAAAAAAGTCGCCGCCACGCATATCCATGACAGCTGCAATACGTGTAATATTTTTACCTGAATCTTTTAGTAAGGTTAAAAAAGTTGTAAGTAATGCTGGTGGTAAATTATCAATACAGTAATACCCTAAATCCTCAAAGCTTTGAATAGCTACTGTTTTTCCAGCTCCAGACATTCCTGTAATAATGACCAATTCATGTGTACATTGTTGACTTTCAACCACCACTGTCATGCAGCTCCTTTATTGTTCTAATGATATTTGTATTTTCTCATGAAGTAATTCAAAATCTGACGTATATTCAAACGTACCATACTGAACACCTGATTGTGAAACAGCAAATTGTAAATTTGTTCGATCACCTTCAGCCATTGGCAGATGCTTCAAATCCTCGACTGGGTGCCATGCAAGCTTACCTTCTCTCGTGTCTTCAAATGGTACACCATCAACATCTTTAGCAACAAATGTGTAAAGCATCCATTCGTCAACCATAACGTTATTATCTTTTATGACCATTGTATAGATACCCTTCAAATGTACGTGTAATGGCGTAACGTTTGTTTCTTCCTGAAACTCACGTACAGCGGCTTCATATATCGACTCACCGCTTTCCATTTTCCCGCCTGGTGCTACATACCAGCCACGTCTAGGCTTTTGAAGTAATAATACTTGGCCGTCTTTTACGGCAATTAAGTTCGCAATTCTTTGCATAGGCACACCTCTAATCTCTTTTGCATTCTACCTCTTATTATAGCAAGACCTGTCTGCGTTTGTCCTGATTTCACATCTATGTGCATCTTTCACTAGTAGATGCTGCTCGCGGTTGTTCACCGCTGACGTTTATCGGCCTTCATGAGAACATAATATTGTTTGCTATTACTATACTTTTTCACAGGCAATACTCTACGCAAAATCCTAGAACCTTACGGAATGACACAATGCTCGGGTTTAATGAGAAAGTAGCACCTTTCACTGTAGAGCATGTAAATCCACATGCGGATACTTAGACATCAAAAAATAGGTTGCCACCACCTAATTTAGGCGGAAACAACCTACTAAACAAAATAAAAGGGGGATTGCTAATTACACTTTGTATAATACACCTTTTATATGTCATTCAAGTTACAGCAATATTAAAACCGTATTAAAAATTGTATTTTTTTCCCGTATTACAGGAATTTAACTAAGCGTTAATTCTTTCTAGTAACTCTTCTACATAATGCTGTACTGCTTGTGCTGCAATACTACCATCACCAGTAGCCGTTACAATTTGGCGAAGCGATTTTTCTCGGACATCACCCGCTGCGAAAATACCCGGTACAGTTGTTTCCATATTGTCGTTTGTCACAATATATCCTGCATCGTTTAAAATCCCTAGTGCTCCAAAAGGTTTTGTTAACGGTAGCATACCAATGTAAACAAACACGCCATCTGCAACAAATTCCGACTCAGTACCATCAATCGTTGATTGCAATGTCACACTTCCTACTTTGCCGTCAGCCTCATTAATCTCTTTGACAGTTGCATTCCAAATGAAATCAATTTTTTCGTTAGCAAAGGCACGATCCTGTAGAATTTTTTGTGCACGTAGTTTATCACGACGATGTACAATAGTAACCTTATCTGCAAAACGTGTTAAATAAACACCTTCTTCAACTGCAGAATCTCCGCCACCTACAACAACAAGATTTTTTTGTTTGAAGAACGCCCCATCACATACTGCACAATAACTTACGCCACGGCCACCAAGTTCTTTTTCACCTGGAACGCCCATTTTTTTATATTCTGCACCTGTAGAAAGAATAATGGCACGTGTTTTATATTCTTTAGCACCCGATTTAATTGTCTTGTATTCTTCACCGTTGATGATTTCTGTTACATCACCGTAAGCATACTCAGCACCAAACTTCTTCGCATGCTCGAACATTTTTGTAGACAGCTCAGGACCTAGAATTGTATCAAAACCGGGATAGTTTTCTACTTCTTCCGTATTTGCCATTTGACCACCTGGAATACCACGTTCAATCATTAACGTAGAAAGATTCGCACGTGACGTATATACTGCAGCAGTCATCCCTGCAGGACCTGCACCAATAATTACAACATCATAAATTTTTTCTTCTGACATAAATACTTCCCCCTAAACTTTTAATGCTTTTTCATTCCGTACAAACAGATGCTTCGACTTCCACTGCGAAATGAAGTATAAGTCGTACATCAAGCACCCATAAGTACTCGATTAGTTCAACTAATAATCAGTAAAGATCAAGAAAAAACCCACCGATTAAAGCTTCATTTTAAAATAATGTGAGTATGTTCATCGTATGTGAAAGTATAAAGTTATTCAACTATGTTGCTCACAGTCTAATTATGACTATTTGGTAAAAACATCAAAATTTCATCAATATATTTCGATAATGTTGACACAGATATCCCATATTGTTCAGCAATCTCTTTTTTTGTCACCTTTAACATGCGAGATGAACGGAATAAATAATCATTAGCTCCAGCAATCGCCACGGGGTTCGTAAAGCGATAGTTTTGCGTAAGTGCTTGTTCACATAGTACAAACCACATTTGGAACATCGGAGTGACAACGGTATTCAGCTTCCCATACTGTTCAAGTAAAATCTCTGGTACCTTTACTGCACGTAAAAAGCTAGCCTCCACTTTATTTTTCTCATCAAATTGATGGCCTAGTGCATATGCCAAAAACAGTTTCTCAAACGCATTGTACTGCTCAACATCAACCCATTTCGGATGAGCTATAATTTC of the Lysinibacillus fusiformis genome contains:
- a CDS encoding HPr family phosphocarrier protein, giving the protein MTERTVQVKLKLGLQARQAALFVQEANRFSADVFLEKDEKKVNAKSIMGVMSLAIAKGTEVVLSSEGNDSEQAVTSLAALIEKED
- a CDS encoding NUDIX domain-containing protein, producing MQRIANLIAVKDGQVLLLQKPRRGWYVAPGGKMESGESIYEAAVREFQEETNVTPLHVHLKGIYTMVIKDNNVMVDEWMLYTFVAKDVDGVPFEDTREGKLAWHPVEDLKHLPMAEGDRTNLQFAVSQSGVQYGTFEYTSDFELLHEKIQISLEQ
- the clpP gene encoding ATP-dependent Clp endopeptidase proteolytic subunit ClpP, which gives rise to MNLIPTVIEQTSRGERAYDIYSRLLKDRIILLGSAIDDNVANSIVAQLLFLEAEDPDKDISLYINSPGGSITAGMAIYDTMQFIKPKVQTICIGMAASMGAFLLAAGEPGKRCALPNAEVMIHQPLGGAQGQATEIEIAAKRILFLREKLNGILSERTGQPLEVISRDTDRDNFMTAERAKEYGLIDHIFERNDRKS
- a CDS encoding amino acid ABC transporter permease yields the protein MDIFDLRWDIVWNYRDMFVRGIGVTIILTLSGYFGGIILGLLLGLGKLSKKKWIYWPCKLYVDLFRGTPMLVQILLIHLAVIPTIFGHSLGYMVSGITALVLNCAAYNAEIFRAGIQSIDKGQMEAARSLGLTHNQAMRKVILPQAFRRMIPPLGNEFIALLKDSSLVTVIAAPDILYASKVVAGASFRFWEPYIVAALLYLILTYGVTKVVAYIEKRFSNSYVPRKAEGREAR
- the trxB gene encoding thioredoxin-disulfide reductase; the encoded protein is MSEEKIYDVVIIGAGPAGMTAAVYTSRANLSTLMIERGIPGGQMANTEEVENYPGFDTILGPELSTKMFEHAKKFGAEYAYGDVTEIINGEEYKTIKSGAKEYKTRAIILSTGAEYKKMGVPGEKELGGRGVSYCAVCDGAFFKQKNLVVVGGGDSAVEEGVYLTRFADKVTIVHRRDKLRAQKILQDRAFANEKIDFIWNATVKEINEADGKVGSVTLQSTIDGTESEFVADGVFVYIGMLPLTKPFGALGILNDAGYIVTNDNMETTVPGIFAAGDVREKSLRQIVTATGDGSIAAQAVQHYVEELLERINA
- a CDS encoding gluconeogenesis factor YvcK family protein → MGKRQTRLVVIGGGTGLSTLLRGLKHHPFDITAIVTVADDGGSSGRLRDDYDIPPPGDVRNVIAALSDVEPLVEQMFQYRFSASEDLSGHSLGNLMLTALTDITGDFNHAISEMGKVLKVHGRVIPAANKKISLHAELEDGSIIEGESKIPSAKKRINRVFLVPENVQPLPEAIRAINRADYILIGPGSLYTSIIPNLLVKEIGEAVVRAKGRKIYVCNLMTQKGETITYTAGDHVQAIYKHVGDSFIDSILVNDEKLPHPVKELYKEECAEPVTFDVAKLESMGLEVIKRDIATIRPDGTVRHNAANFAEWLVDYANIYKRKEVNLK
- the rapZ gene encoding RNase adapter RapZ — translated: MTVVVESQQCTHELVIITGMSGAGKTVAIQSFEDLGYYCIDNLPPALLTTFLTLLKDSGKNITRIAAVMDMRGGDFFDSLIGALDHILKAGDIVVRILFLDANDETLVRRYKETRRAHPLAVTGLPLDGIKLERELLSEVKGRAKFVYNTSNMKPRQLREKIVKEFASDTDNIFSVNIMSFGFKHGMPIDADLVFDVRFLKNPYYVEELRPKTGLQTEVSSYVLALEDTQILIQKLTDLFEFMIPLYKQEGKSQLVIAFGCTGGQHRSVTLAEYFGEYLTKNENIVITHRDINRRKD
- the whiA gene encoding DNA-binding protein WhiA, producing the protein MSFASETKKELTQVEADDHCMKAEVSALIRMNGSLSFANKQLSLDVQTENAAIARRLYTIMKKLYPYNVELLVRKKMRLKKNNVYICRVRDGARELLIDLAIISDDFQFNHTISRELIKKSGQKRAYLRGAFLAGGSVNNPETSAYHLEIYSLYKEHGEALMDLMNEFELNAKTIERKKGFVTYLKEAEKISDFLNIVGAHQAMMKFEDVRILRDMRNSVNRIVNCETANLNKTIGAALRQVENIRFIENSIGLDQLPEKLREIARLRVEYQDVTLKELGEMVSSGTVSKSGVNHRLRKIDEIADALRRGEKIGG
- a CDS encoding basic amino acid ABC transporter substrate-binding protein; the encoded protein is MKKRIWTLLMVVAAFTLVLAGCGAKENTSSSDGASSDDSGKKVYKVGTEATFAPFESVDDKGNIVGIDVDVLQAIADEMDFEVEWNNIGWEPVFQTIKNSETDIGASGITINEERKESFDFTEPYYESQLLIVVKEDSKIKSLADLKDKKISVQINATGHMAAKKLQGEASTNIMAFENQPVAIQEMLNGNVDATIGDNAVIYEYMEANPKAKLKVIKDEAFEKEYYGFMVRKGNEELLKILNEGLQKIKDNGKLKEITGSEFK